TTAATTGATCCGGTGTTTGAGAACGCCGGCCCTTTGCCCATCATTGCCCGAAGGATGAGTCCAGCTCCCTTGCAGCGGGAAGAACTCCCAGCTATTGATGTGGTCATGATCACCCATGATCATTATGACCATTTGGAGGCGGAAACCATGAAGTTCCTGGCCGATAAGAACATACAGTTCATTGTGCCGCTAGCCGTGGGCGCCAGGTTACAGGGCTGGGGTGTTCCCAAAAACAAGATTACTGAACTAGCCTGGGACCAAAGTGTCACCCATGGCTCTTTGACCATAACTGCCTGCTCAACGGTTCACTATTCAGGGAGAAGCTATAATGACAGAAATAAAACCTTGTGGGCTTCTTACGTGATCAAAGGAAAAGAGAAGAACCTGTATTGGAGCGGTGACACGGGCTATGGTGACCATTTCAAAGAAATTGGCCGCAAGCACGGCCCGTTTGACCTGGCTTTTATGGAGATAGATGCCTGGAACAACGGCTGGCCAAACACCCACCTTTTCCCTGAACAGGTCATCAAAGCTTGCCAGGACATAAACACGAAGCTCCTCTTCCCTATTCATTTCTCTACCTTTGATTTAGCCTTACACCCCTGGGATGAATCCATTAAGATGGTAGCTGATTTGGCCTCAAAGCACGACATAGAAATTGTGACACCCCTTATGGGGGAGAAAGTAATACCGGGCACCACCCCAACCAGAAAATGGTGGATGCCACAATAATTTTCATGGGCTCTTTTAGCATTACGTTTTAAAGAAGTCTATGCGCTGGCCCATAGTAACACGCAATATTTACAAATAATAGCAAGAAGGATATTCTGGGAACAACAAACACCCATTCCTTTCAAAAGCCTTACCTCGCCGGTAAGGCTTTTTATTTGTCAGCCATACTTATTCCTTGGCAAAGTACTAAACACAGAAAGTCCAACCCTCGTTTAAATATTCTCACGGGTTCCTCGTTTTAAAAGAGTGAACCAAGAAAGGAGAAGAGCAGATGAAAGGATATACAACTTTGTT
This region of Rufibacter sp. LB8 genomic DNA includes:
- a CDS encoding MBL fold metallo-hydrolase; translated protein: MRFFKTSPNAPTAELPRKALTKKDFPAEPSSYATYWLGHSTAIIELDGKRILIDPVFENAGPLPIIARRMSPAPLQREELPAIDVVMITHDHYDHLEAETMKFLADKNIQFIVPLAVGARLQGWGVPKNKITELAWDQSVTHGSLTITACSTVHYSGRSYNDRNKTLWASYVIKGKEKNLYWSGDTGYGDHFKEIGRKHGPFDLAFMEIDAWNNGWPNTHLFPEQVIKACQDINTKLLFPIHFSTFDLALHPWDESIKMVADLASKHDIEIVTPLMGEKVIPGTTPTRKWWMPQ